A stretch of the Parabacteroides timonensis genome encodes the following:
- a CDS encoding BT4734/BF3469 family protein translates to MKITLLKGNLSSGRLVELSSVVERIKDAAQAKPVKNMREMIPYCSLGGRVADAEKIAAVIFASGYKDRVWKHYNGLVLLEFNRLANLSEARRLRDEIVKYNQPLLAFIGSSGLSVKVLVRYTLPDGLLPIEQEKAACFHAHAYRRAVLHYQAQLQWVVDFKEPLLDRGCRLSYDPECFYNPDSLPVRMEQPLTMPKDPGYTQQIQLSDDPLARILPGVEQRKKIEMLFETCLNQVYREHGPGWEEKEPKDFIATVSALCFDSGVPEEDVVRWLYFRVWNLRDQNLLRLTVHNVYLSRKSFGKKPCLPQPMNLLARMEEFLKRRYEFRKNEIIGEVEYREKHSFCFRFRPMTAEVLNGICLNAMEEGLDIWDKDVRRYIYSPRVPDYNPLEEFLYNLPVWDGKDRIRALADTVPTLDAEWRNRFYLWFVSMVAHWQKTDRLYANSLVPVLVGGQGISKSTFFRLLLPPVLRDYHAESINLENKSEAELLMSQNLLITIDEFDRLSRKYQADLKHLIQKPEVKVRRPHQKTFQQMRRLASFSATANPMELLTDPTGSRRYICVKVTGVIDVSSPVEYEQLYAQALHAIRSGERYWLNTEEERLLTQSNVGFQDEPLEMQYLFSYFRLPEEEEKGERFTSVELLDIISERSKRKFSNTSACRFGKILNASGIRKVHTKTGNYYCLVRKEW, encoded by the coding sequence ATGAAAATAACATTGTTGAAAGGGAATTTGAGTTCCGGCAGACTGGTGGAACTGTCATCCGTCGTGGAGCGGATAAAGGATGCTGCTCAGGCTAAGCCAGTGAAGAATATGCGTGAAATGATCCCATATTGTTCTCTGGGAGGTCGTGTGGCAGATGCAGAGAAAATCGCGGCTGTGATCTTTGCATCCGGTTATAAGGATCGGGTATGGAAACATTATAATGGCTTGGTTTTGTTGGAATTCAATCGTTTGGCCAATCTTTCGGAAGCCAGGCGACTGCGTGATGAGATTGTAAAGTATAACCAACCTTTATTGGCTTTTATCGGTTCAAGCGGATTGAGTGTGAAAGTGTTGGTTCGTTATACTTTACCTGACGGCTTGTTGCCGATAGAACAGGAGAAAGCGGCCTGTTTCCATGCGCATGCCTATCGTAGGGCGGTATTGCATTATCAGGCACAGTTGCAATGGGTAGTCGATTTTAAAGAACCGTTGCTTGACCGGGGCTGTCGTTTGTCGTATGATCCGGAATGCTTTTATAATCCCGATTCATTGCCTGTCCGAATGGAACAGCCGCTGACGATGCCTAAAGATCCCGGATATACGCAGCAGATACAACTTTCCGATGATCCGTTGGCACGTATCCTTCCTGGTGTGGAACAACGTAAAAAGATTGAAATGCTTTTCGAAACTTGCTTGAATCAGGTGTATCGCGAACATGGACCTGGCTGGGAAGAAAAGGAACCGAAAGATTTTATAGCAACTGTCAGTGCACTTTGTTTTGATTCGGGTGTTCCGGAGGAAGATGTCGTGCGCTGGCTTTATTTCCGGGTATGGAATTTACGCGATCAGAATTTGTTGAGGCTGACGGTTCATAACGTGTATCTTTCCCGTAAGTCGTTTGGAAAGAAGCCTTGCCTGCCGCAGCCAATGAACTTGTTGGCACGGATGGAGGAGTTTTTGAAGCGGCGGTATGAGTTTCGCAAGAACGAGATTATCGGGGAGGTGGAATATAGGGAGAAACACTCGTTCTGCTTTCGTTTCCGGCCGATGACAGCGGAAGTACTGAATGGCATTTGCCTGAATGCGATGGAGGAAGGGCTCGATATCTGGGATAAGGATGTGCGCCGCTATATCTATTCGCCACGGGTTCCTGATTATAATCCGTTGGAGGAGTTTCTGTATAATTTACCGGTATGGGATGGGAAAGACCGGATACGTGCATTGGCTGATACAGTGCCGACTCTGGATGCGGAATGGCGGAACCGGTTCTATCTCTGGTTTGTCAGTATGGTTGCCCATTGGCAAAAAACAGACCGGTTGTATGCCAATAGTCTGGTGCCGGTATTGGTTGGCGGACAAGGTATTTCGAAATCGACATTTTTCCGTTTACTCCTTCCACCTGTGTTAAGAGATTATCATGCGGAAAGTATCAATTTGGAGAATAAGAGTGAAGCTGAACTACTGATGTCCCAGAATCTGTTGATTACAATAGATGAATTCGACCGTTTGAGTCGGAAGTATCAGGCAGATCTGAAACATTTGATTCAGAAACCGGAAGTGAAAGTGCGCCGTCCGCATCAGAAGACATTTCAGCAGATGAGGCGTTTGGCTTCCTTTTCTGCTACAGCCAATCCGATGGAGTTGCTGACTGATCCTACCGGAAGTCGTCGTTATATCTGTGTGAAGGTGACTGGGGTGATCGATGTTTCTTCTCCTGTAGAGTATGAGCAGTTGTATGCGCAGGCACTCCATGCGATCCGTTCAGGTGAACGTTATTGGTTGAATACGGAAGAGGAACGGTTACTGACGCAGAGCAATGTTGGATTTCAGGATGAACCCTTGGAGATGCAATATCTGTTTTCCTATTTTCGTTTACCTGAAGAAGAGGAGAAGGGAGAACGGTTTACCTCTGTCGAGTTGTTGGATATTATTTCGGAGCGATCCAAACGGAAGTTCAGTAATACTTCTGCTTGCCGTTTCGGTAAGATATTAAATGCTTCAGGTATTAGAAAGGTGCATACAAAAACTGGAAATTATTATTGTTTGGTGAGGAAAGAATGGTAA
- a CDS encoding HU family DNA-binding protein: MPAKYLFYKNPHSPSQKEEEGVLHARIVEGQVLRFDKLCRKIADRTTFNEGEVKGMMATFKEELVQALKDGDSVEIEGIGLFSVTAKCPPIRNPKEIRAESIQFSKVTFRACKELKKEMSSMHFERASDYRRKDAYTPQQRQERILRYLSNHRDISSSDCMGVNVCSRYIAQGDLKQLREEKRIVRLGGPKIAVYVLPEKGEAE, encoded by the coding sequence ATGCCAGCTAAGTATCTGTTTTACAAAAATCCCCATTCTCCGAGTCAGAAAGAAGAAGAAGGAGTATTGCATGCCCGCATTGTGGAAGGGCAAGTATTGCGTTTCGATAAGTTATGTAGGAAGATTGCCGATCGTACTACTTTTAATGAAGGAGAGGTGAAGGGGATGATGGCTACTTTTAAAGAAGAGCTGGTTCAGGCACTAAAGGATGGCGATTCGGTGGAGATCGAAGGAATAGGGCTGTTTAGTGTCACCGCCAAATGTCCACCCATACGTAATCCGAAAGAAATCAGGGCGGAAAGTATACAGTTTTCGAAAGTTACTTTCCGGGCTTGTAAAGAACTAAAGAAGGAGATGAGTTCCATGCATTTTGAGAGGGCAAGCGATTATAGAAGGAAGGATGCTTATACTCCGCAACAACGGCAGGAGCGTATCCTCCGATATCTGTCGAATCACAGGGATATCAGCAGTTCCGATTGTATGGGAGTGAATGTTTGTTCACGTTATATTGCACAGGGCGACCTGAAGCAACTAAGGGAAGAAAAGCGTATTGTTCGTCTGGGAGGGCCGAAAATTGCAGTTTATGTTTTACCGGAGAAAGGGGAGGCAGAATGA
- a CDS encoding DUF1566 domain-containing protein: protein MKKYYLFLTCLLASIIFNSCSEEQNVYLCQIVSPESIQNGEEFEVCFGVGEDSEVKSVVFWMYSEASFTDGLEKMQIGEVKQYPFSVKYTPHDMAAGKYYISAEVESNSNKVAYTSLPASVDLKLNLGDMYQGGTIFSLDMEGKHGLIASDRDMVGIDRTLFIWGPTDGLGVSNSDGMVNTSLLAGKSNSESEMGYWFKGGFKYNGFEDWYIPSLEEGKLLQKNKEYLKNIKSHFYWTSSEMSGEYADIAYIIDFSNNVTEGNMGQKKNKENLVRLIRKF, encoded by the coding sequence ATGAAAAAGTATTATCTGTTTTTAACCTGTTTGTTGGCAAGTATTATTTTTAACTCTTGTAGTGAAGAACAGAATGTCTATTTGTGTCAAATAGTCTCTCCTGAATCAATACAAAATGGAGAAGAGTTTGAAGTCTGTTTTGGAGTAGGAGAAGATAGTGAAGTAAAGAGTGTTGTTTTTTGGATGTATTCGGAAGCGTCTTTTACTGATGGACTGGAAAAGATGCAGATAGGAGAAGTGAAACAATATCCATTTTCTGTAAAGTATACTCCTCACGATATGGCAGCGGGAAAATATTATATAAGTGCGGAAGTCGAGTCTAATAGTAATAAGGTTGCTTATACATCACTACCTGCATCTGTTGATTTGAAACTTAATTTAGGGGATATGTACCAGGGAGGAACGATCTTTTCATTAGATATGGAAGGAAAACATGGTTTGATTGCCTCTGATAGAGACATGGTGGGAATAGACCGAACTTTGTTTATTTGGGGACCAACAGATGGGCTTGGCGTCTCCAATTCAGACGGTATGGTTAATACTTCGCTACTTGCGGGGAAGTCTAACAGTGAATCGGAGATGGGATATTGGTTTAAAGGAGGTTTTAAGTATAATGGTTTTGAGGATTGGTATATTCCTTCTTTGGAGGAGGGGAAATTACTTCAAAAAAATAAGGAGTATCTAAAAAACATAAAGAGTCATTTTTATTGGACTTCTAGTGAAATGAGTGGAGAGTATGCTGATATTGCATATATAATTGATTTTTCTAATAATGTAACAGAAGGTAACATGGGACAAAAAAAGAATAAAGAGAATTTAGTAAGATTAATTCGTAAGTTTTGA
- a CDS encoding tetratricopeptide repeat protein has translation MKKNILTVLFVGLLSVFSVSAQSEKLIEAARGGDAVSQYELGLFYIEEGKSSYNPALSIEWLTRSASQGYMNAQYQLGYMYFVDRKEVEALKWTKAAALQGHAGAQANLAVHYNNNNDMIPAVKWAKQSAQLGDAKAQYLMGLFYYEGKGVKQNYETAIEYLQKSSNQGNLDAKVLLGVCLLYGKGFDKDEEQAFILFNAAAQKGSLSGKKNLIKCYREGLGVEKSEVKAKELEREINN, from the coding sequence ATGAAAAAAAATATTTTAACAGTTTTGTTCGTTGGGCTGTTGAGTGTATTTAGTGTATCTGCTCAATCTGAAAAGCTTATAGAAGCAGCAAGAGGAGGAGATGCTGTCTCTCAATATGAATTGGGGCTTTTTTATATTGAAGAAGGTAAAAGTTCCTATAATCCGGCTTTGTCTATCGAATGGTTGACGAGGTCTGCCAGCCAAGGATATATGAATGCTCAATATCAGCTTGGGTATATGTATTTTGTTGATAGAAAAGAGGTAGAAGCACTGAAATGGACTAAAGCTGCAGCTTTGCAAGGACATGCAGGGGCACAAGCAAACTTGGCTGTTCATTACAATAATAATAATGATATGATTCCCGCTGTAAAATGGGCAAAACAGTCAGCACAATTAGGAGATGCCAAAGCTCAATATTTGATGGGCCTTTTTTATTATGAAGGTAAAGGAGTGAAACAAAATTATGAAACGGCTATAGAATATCTTCAGAAGTCATCGAATCAAGGCAATTTGGATGCGAAAGTGTTATTAGGAGTTTGTCTTTTATATGGAAAAGGTTTTGATAAAGATGAAGAACAAGCTTTTATCTTGTTTAATGCTGCTGCTCAAAAAGGAAGTCTTTCAGGAAAGAAAAATCTGATAAAATGCTATCGGGAAGGTCTTGGGGTAGAAAAAAGTGAGGTAAAAGCTAAAGAACTGGAAAGAGAGATTAATAATTAG